The genome window CGGAGTTCAGTCAGTGAGAGGAAGCGTTCAGTGTGCTTAGGAGTGTTTTACGTGCTGAAAATACTAAATAACGACTGTGCGCATATTCGAGAAAATCGCCCTTACGGGGAGCCTTGTGCCACAATGCGGGGTTGCTGCTGACCACCTCCTCAGcatatctgtctctctctgtggacTTTGACGGGGGACGGCGGACAAGGACAAAATGCCACAACGGGAATCAGTCACTCAGCTGTGTTTCGGACGGGGGAAAAAACACTGATCGCCTTTTAAATATCCGCTTTGGATCTACCTAACacatctggattttttttttttttttttaaatccacatAGAGTATTTCTCCGAACAGTTTTCCTTCCTGAAGATCGGTGACTCACTGCAGGCAGAAGGCGAGCCGCTGCATCCCTAATCAGACAGCGGAGAGGACTTCAGCTCATTGACATTACAGTCATACTTTTCTGgagcacttttttcttttttttttcctttttttttatttccactgcGCTGCActgtagcctgtgtgtgtgcatcggAGGCTCGAGGCTCTTTCCCCCTGCACACAGAGGGGAAAGAGGGTACGGGTGGTGCGCACTGAAGTGCTTTGGGCATGAAAGTCTCCCTGAAATCTACTGGAACTgactgttttgatttttttacagttatatatttattttttggactATTGCAGCAGTTTCTTTTGGTAAGTTtgcattttgtcttttatgttcTCTGGGTCTCCTCTGCATGTGCAGTTTCCCAGTGGGAGCCTTGTCTGTTCCTCATTCCCAAACGATTGTTATTTCACATCCATCCCCTATGCATGCGGATGCAACAGCTTCTTCCAAGGACCGTTGAAtcttgcagagagagagagagagagacagagagcagcagtggagagaaTTACACGGCTGTGCTGAGATGTTGGCAGCTCATTTCCGAATTTTTAAAAGGCTCATTGTGAATATCCGGATTATGCGGATTTGTTAATGCGTGTAAGAGGctcattttatacacatttattcaaataGCCGCCACAATAGGCCATCTTCAGTTGTACGCATGCAGTGTTCCCATATTATTAAAGTTGCCCTATTACAGTTCCAGTCAGCATTCTTATAATGTGTGAATGGGTCATTATTAGGATAGGGTCAGGTGGTGCATTGCACATTAGGGATAGACTAAAAACTGCATtctgaatgttgtgtttgtgacaaTACACATAGTAAATAAGCTGTAAGGGAAATCGTTATATCTCTGTGTATCAGGGCTGCGCCGAGTGTCTTCCCAAGGTTAACTAATTGACAAGCTTCCCCCATAATTGTGGAGATGAATTACACATGAGCCCTGTTTTATATTTGGCTCAGTGGTGGATCAGATGTCTTACTGGCAGAATGGTTGTAATATAGCTTAGTCTATTTTCATTTGGGTGACTAATTGCCACATATACACTATGacaaatttgtctttttctgttttccctcttaGGTGGTATGAGTGAACACTTACAATGCCTATTCTGTTTGGAGGCTGGATCGCAATTATTGCTCCGATGAGTCTGGGTGCTCAGCTGAATATAAATTAGGTGTTCGGCACCACAGATTGCTGGAAGGGGCATAAGAAGAACGAGACAGAGCAAAGACAATCCACAGAGACAAATGCCAAGGCCTCACATGATGAACAGAACTCTTTCTTTGATCCCGAATAATAGAAATACCAAATTTGAACAAAATATCAACAGGTCAAAGGaggtgtaaacacaacacagattacagcagcatttaCGGAGTGGGGATGTATCtctctattttctttttcctcctcttatGGGCTCATGCCCTGACATTGAAAAACTTGAATTACTCTGTCCCGGAGGAACAGGGTCCGGGGACAGTGATTGGGAACATTGCCAAAGATGCCAGACTTGGACTCGAACAGActggacagggaggacaggGTAAGAAAGCCAACTTCAGGGTGCTGGAGAACTCCGCTCCGCATCTCATCGACGTGGACCCCCAAAGCGGACTGTTATACACAAAGCAGCGCATCGACAGGGAAACGTTGTGTAAGAGAAACCCCAAGTGCCAGCTCTCCATGGAGGTGTTTGCCAATGACAAGGAGATCTGCATGATCAAAATAGATATTCAGGACATTAACGACAACTCCCCCACTTTCCCCTCAGATCAGATTGATATTGACATTTCGGAAAACGCTGTGCCAGGGACACGCTTTCCCCTGACCAGCGCACATGACCCAGATGCAGGGGAAAACGGCCTGAAAACCTATCAAATAACACGCGACGACTACAATCTTTTTTCCTTGGAGGTAAAATCTCGTGGGGACGGGACTAAATTCCCAGAATTAGTTATTCAACGACCACTGGACCGAGAAGAACGAAGCCATCACACCCTCATCTTATCAGCCACTGATGGGGGGGAATATCCTAGGTCAGGTACCATGCAGATAAATGTTAAAGTTATTGATTCCAATGATAACAGCCCTGTGTTTGATCAGCCCTCATATGTAGTGGAAATTCCTGAAAACTCACCTCCTGGTAAAGTCCTGATCGATTTAAATGCTACTGATCCTGATGAGGGCAACAATGGACAAGTTGTCTATTCTTTCAGTGGCTATGCCCCAGAGAGAATCCGGGAGCTCTTCTCCATAGATTCAAGAACAGGGGTCATAAAGATTCAGGGCGAAATTGACTATGAAGAGAGTCCAGTTATTGAGATTGACGTCCAGGCAAAGGATCTAGGTCCCAATCCAATCCCAGGCCATTGTAAAGTCACCGTTAAAGTGCTTGACAGGAATGATAACTGGCCTTCTATAGGCTTTGTGTCTGTGAGACAGGGAGCCATCAGTGAGGCAGCACCTCCAGGCACTGTCATTGCTTTGGTCCGTGTCACAGACAAAGACTCAGGCAGGAATGGGCAGCTCCAGTGCAGAGTGCTGGGCAATGTCCCTTTTAAACTTGAGGAGAACTATGATAACTTCTATACAGTGGTAACAGACAGGCCCTTGGACAGAGAGATGCAGGACGAGTACAATGTCACCATTGTGGCGAAAGACAATGGCATTCCTCCTCTAAACTCCACAAAATCCTTCACCGTAAAGATTCTGGATGAGAATGACAATGTTCCTCGCTTTACCAAGTCAGTTTACCTTCTTCAGATACCTGAGAACAACATCCCAGGGGAGTACCTAGGTTCGGTTCTGGCACATGACCCAGACCTTGGCCAGAATGGGACAGTGTACTACAGCATTATCAACTCCAATGTGAGTGGAGGTGATGTCAACACCTATGTTAATGTGAACGCTGCTAATGGAGCCATCTATGCTGTGCGATCTTTTAACTATGAGCAAATAAAGTATTTTGACTTCAAGGTTCTTGCTAAAGATGCCGGATCTCCACACCTGGAGAGCAATGCCACGGTGCGCATTAGTGTTCTGGATGTCAATGACAACATCCCTGTCATAGTTCTGCCCCTACTCCTCAACGACACAGCTGAAATCCATGTGCCACGTAATGTAGGCGTTGGCTATATTGTCACCACAGTGAGGGCGGTGGATAATGACTATGGTGAGAGTGGGAGGCTCACCTATGAGATCTCAGATGGCAATGAGGAGCACCTCTTTGAGATTGATCCAGTGACCGGGGAGGTGCGAACAGCCCACCCATTCTGGGATGATGTGAGCCCCATTGTGGAGCTGATCATTCGAGTCTCAGACCACGGTAAGCCAATGCTCAATGCTGCCGCCAGGCTCATCATCAAGGCCTCCGACGGACGTCCTCCTGATGGACTGCCACACACGAAGGACAATCAGAACTGGGACATGTCCCTCCCTCTTATTGTAACTCTAAGCATCATATCCATCATGCTTCTGGCTGCCATGGTCACCATAGCGATAAAGTGCAAACGGGAAAACAAGGAAATCCGTACCTATAATTGTCGCATTGCAGAGTATTCGCACCCTCAGCTGGGTaaaggcaagaagaagaagattaaCAAGAACGACATCATGCTGGTGCAGAGCGAGGTGGAGGAGCGGGATGCCATGAATGTGATGAACGTGGTAAGCAGCCCTTCCTTGGCCACCTCTCCCATGTACTTTGACTACCAGACACGCCTGCCACTCAGCTCaccaaggtcagaggtcatgtaCCTCAAGCCCACTGCCAATAACCTCAGCGTGCCCCAAGGCCACGTGGGATGCCACACCAGCTTCACAGGCCCAGTCACCAGCACTACAGACACACCTACTAACCGCATGTCCATCATACAGGTAAGGGAAATTGcactctcctccttcactgttATGCCACCATTTCCACGTCACAGCCCTCAGAAAGCTCCCATTTCCTTTATCAACATTTGCCCcttgttttgtaaaatgaaaggaaaaagaagataaggacagacagaggcagagaggcccagg of Chaetodon auriga isolate fChaAug3 chromosome 1, fChaAug3.hap1, whole genome shotgun sequence contains these proteins:
- the pcdh17 gene encoding protocadherin-17 isoform X2, encoding MYLSIFFFLLLWAHALTLKNLNYSVPEEQGPGTVIGNIAKDARLGLEQTGQGGQGKKANFRVLENSAPHLIDVDPQSGLLYTKQRIDRETLCKRNPKCQLSMEVFANDKEICMIKIDIQDINDNSPTFPSDQIDIDISENAVPGTRFPLTSAHDPDAGENGLKTYQITRDDYNLFSLEVKSRGDGTKFPELVIQRPLDREERSHHTLILSATDGGEYPRSGTMQINVKVIDSNDNSPVFDQPSYVVEIPENSPPGKVLIDLNATDPDEGNNGQVVYSFSGYAPERIRELFSIDSRTGVIKIQGEIDYEESPVIEIDVQAKDLGPNPIPGHCKVTVKVLDRNDNWPSIGFVSVRQGAISEAAPPGTVIALVRVTDKDSGRNGQLQCRVLGNVPFKLEENYDNFYTVVTDRPLDREMQDEYNVTIVAKDNGIPPLNSTKSFTVKILDENDNVPRFTKSVYLLQIPENNIPGEYLGSVLAHDPDLGQNGTVYYSIINSNVSGGDVNTYVNVNAANGAIYAVRSFNYEQIKYFDFKVLAKDAGSPHLESNATVRISVLDVNDNIPVIVLPLLLNDTAEIHVPRNVGVGYIVTTVRAVDNDYGESGRLTYEISDGNEEHLFEIDPVTGEVRTAHPFWDDVSPIVELIIRVSDHGKPMLNAAARLIIKASDGRPPDGLPHTKDNQNWDMSLPLIVTLSIISIMLLAAMVTIAIKCKRENKEIRTYNCRIAEYSHPQLGKGKKKKINKNDIMLVQSEVEERDAMNVMNVTDNFPTEPNYMGSRQQFVQSSSTFKDPERASLRDSGHGDSDQADSDQDTNKGSCCDMSAKEALKLKATGVKPPPLEQDEDCVNCTEECRVLGHSDRCWMPQFPAGGNQAEGVDYRNNMFVPAGMETVPETETYETVNPNGKKTFCTFGKERRDHTILVANVKPYLKAKRALSPLLQEVPSASGSPTKGCSTMSPCSSVKSPADGAEGKPPPATCSGHYGPPDGQYLSPTKQTRDQGVYPPVPPSDPVAKVLAEARSRISQEASGEMECVLEQVEPDVSRDRMDADQVVRDIDKLLQDCRGSEATGTLRK
- the pcdh17 gene encoding protocadherin-17 isoform X1, whose product is MYLSIFFFLLLWAHALTLKNLNYSVPEEQGPGTVIGNIAKDARLGLEQTGQGGQGKKANFRVLENSAPHLIDVDPQSGLLYTKQRIDRETLCKRNPKCQLSMEVFANDKEICMIKIDIQDINDNSPTFPSDQIDIDISENAVPGTRFPLTSAHDPDAGENGLKTYQITRDDYNLFSLEVKSRGDGTKFPELVIQRPLDREERSHHTLILSATDGGEYPRSGTMQINVKVIDSNDNSPVFDQPSYVVEIPENSPPGKVLIDLNATDPDEGNNGQVVYSFSGYAPERIRELFSIDSRTGVIKIQGEIDYEESPVIEIDVQAKDLGPNPIPGHCKVTVKVLDRNDNWPSIGFVSVRQGAISEAAPPGTVIALVRVTDKDSGRNGQLQCRVLGNVPFKLEENYDNFYTVVTDRPLDREMQDEYNVTIVAKDNGIPPLNSTKSFTVKILDENDNVPRFTKSVYLLQIPENNIPGEYLGSVLAHDPDLGQNGTVYYSIINSNVSGGDVNTYVNVNAANGAIYAVRSFNYEQIKYFDFKVLAKDAGSPHLESNATVRISVLDVNDNIPVIVLPLLLNDTAEIHVPRNVGVGYIVTTVRAVDNDYGESGRLTYEISDGNEEHLFEIDPVTGEVRTAHPFWDDVSPIVELIIRVSDHGKPMLNAAARLIIKASDGRPPDGLPHTKDNQNWDMSLPLIVTLSIISIMLLAAMVTIAIKCKRENKEIRTYNCRIAEYSHPQLGKGKKKKINKNDIMLVQSEVEERDAMNVMNVVSSPSLATSPMYFDYQTRLPLSSPRSEVMYLKPTANNLSVPQGHVGCHTSFTGPVTSTTDTPTNRMSIIQTDNFPTEPNYMGSRQQFVQSSSTFKDPERASLRDSGHGDSDQADSDQDTNKGSCCDMSAKEALKLKATGVKPPPLEQDEDCVNCTEECRVLGHSDRCWMPQFPAGGNQAEGVDYRNNMFVPAGMETVPETETYETVNPNGKKTFCTFGKERRDHTILVANVKPYLKAKRALSPLLQEVPSASGSPTKGCSTMSPCSSVKSPADGAEGKPPPATCSGHYGPPDGQYLSPTKQTRDQGVYPPVPPSDPVAKVLAEARSRISQEASGEMECVLEQVEPDVSRDRMDADQVVRDIDKLLQDCRGSEATGTLRK